The Candidatus Aminicenantes bacterium genome includes a region encoding these proteins:
- a CDS encoding sulfite exporter TauE/SafE family protein, translating into PFGLLVLKHANGRLVNLILAAVIVLFALYNLIRPGLLRLRTDRTAPLFGLVAGVLGAAYNTNGPPVIFYGALRGWAPKSFRATLQGYFLPTGTAILIGQGIAGLMTGPVLKTYLYALPLIALGTTAGWMLGALIPARRHASWIYALMLGAGLVLVGKTVF; encoded by the coding sequence CCGTTCGGTCTGCTCGTTTTAAAGCACGCGAACGGCCGCCTTGTCAACTTGATCCTGGCCGCCGTCATCGTCCTGTTCGCCCTCTACAACCTGATCCGGCCCGGCCTTCTGCGCCTGCGGACCGATCGAACGGCCCCTCTCTTCGGGCTCGTCGCCGGTGTCCTCGGGGCGGCCTACAACACCAACGGGCCGCCGGTGATCTTCTACGGAGCCCTGCGGGGCTGGGCGCCGAAGTCGTTCCGGGCCACCCTGCAGGGATATTTCCTGCCGACCGGGACGGCCATCCTGATCGGCCAGGGGATCGCGGGCCTGATGACGGGCCCCGTCCTGAAAACCTATCTCTACGCCCTGCCCCTCATCGCCCTCGGCACGACGGCCGGGTGGATGCTCGGAGCGCTCATCCCGGCCCGCCGCCACGCGAGCTGGATCTACGCCCTCATGCTGGGCGCAGGGCTCGTCCTGGTCGGCAAAACCGTTTTCTGA